From Penicillium psychrofluorescens genome assembly, chromosome: 1, one genomic window encodes:
- a CDS encoding uncharacterized protein (ID:PFLUO_000199-T1.cds;~source:funannotate): MAVRFEKSSDVLATLNETVNAVFERFPSTIQKINEVEKPLNALLHPTANATQATQEAAVNDVYEAIIKAVMEGFGWEPPEKIGGETYDEWLIRLLSIFYLTFGYLCICVGLVCFIVGVLTLLSHKYHAGYSRLRYISIGANILVGLGIALLSTAVLTDAAATLDTTYWTLPGLTLILLALVVLQHVSGGPTKLDSTDD, encoded by the exons ATGGCAGTTCGGTTTGAAAAATCGTCAGATGTTCTCGCCACTCTGAATGAAACAGTTAATGCCGTCTTTGAGAGATTTCCTTCTACAATACAAAAGATCAACGAGGTCGAGAAGCCTTTGAATGCACTCTTGCACCCTACTGCCAATGCGACGCAGGCAacgcaagaagcagcagtcAATGACGTGTATGAGGCGATTATCAAAGCAGTCATGGAAGGTTTCGGCTGGGAGCCACCAGAGAAAATAGGCGGCGAGACCTATGATGAATGGCTGATTAGACTTCTATCAATCTTCTACCTCACTTTTG GATACCTCTGCATCTGCGTCGGCCTGGTCTGCTTCATAGTGGGAGTTCTTACACTACTGTCGCATAAATATCATGCTGGCTATTCCCGTTTGCGGTATATCAGTATCGGTgccaacatcctcgtcgggctAGGTATTGCTCTACTTAGCACCGCGGTTTTGACCGACGCAGCAGCGACCCTGGACACAACGTATTGGACACTTCCGGGACTCACATTGATATTACTTGCCT TGGTTGTTTTGCAGCACGTGTCGGGCGGGCCTACGAAGCTTGACTCGACGGATGATTAG
- a CDS encoding uncharacterized protein (ID:PFLUO_000198-T1.cds;~source:funannotate): MPPRRRPPPSAASNTRSTRPATETADQPATAAAKRKRTSVSKKTSDATRPIESGPAEHGGDQSHEHPPSNYQPRDPFDALLEPFYYNKSLTDPIDTAKDKWNLLPAFLKVKGLVKQHIDSYNYFVEVQLKKIVESSSMIRSDVDHNFYIKFTDIYVGSPRRADEQSDAGFHFESNVTPQECRLRDTTYAAPIYVDFEYVRGRQRVSRRGVSIGRMPVMLRSSKCVLTNKSPTEMSNLNECPLDPGGYFIVNGTEKVILVQEQLSKNRIIVETDPKKEIVQASVTSSSNERKSKSYIILKKDRLHVKHNVLSEDIPIVVLLKAMGVHTDQEILLLVTGTDELYQDDFAINFEEAHNIGVFTQQQALEWIGSRIKINRKQMAYRRTHVQEAVEAIASVIISHIEVKDMNFRPKAIYVAHMARRVLMAKNDPTLVDDRDYLGNKRLELAGQLLALLFEDMFKKFCFDIKMNIDKVLNKRNRAEQFDAWSVVSMHGNHITHGMNRAISTGNWSLKRFRMERAGVTHVLSRLSYIAALGMMTRISSQFEKTRKVSGPRALQPSQFGMLCPADTPEGEACGLVKNLALMTHITTNDEEGPVRNLIFILGAEDISTLSGKQIYGPGAYTISINGTPTALTRRPKHFLDSFRKLRRMGRISEFVSIFINHHQRAVHIATDDGRICRPLIVAENGRSCVRAHHLRKLRDGTMSFDDFLAQGLVEYLDVNEENDSYISIYEKDVNEATTHLEIEPFTMLGAVAGLIPYPHHNQSPRNTYQCAMGKQAIGAIASNQFQRIDSILYLMVYPQKPMVKSRTIELVKYDQLPAGQNATVAVMSYSGYDIEDALVLNKGSVDRGFGRCQVFRKYVTNLKSYPNGTKDALNPPEYDGDTPIAKHLLLEGDGLAAVGEKVNAGEVYINKVTPDTAHTTGITGSDVGRAPKLLPQPMTYKLPDPAYIDKVMRSVTEGENELIKVLTRQTRRPEVGDKFSSRHGQKGVVGIIADQADMPFTDEGINPDIIMNPHGFPSRMTVGKMLELVAGKAGVLSGQHGYGTCFGGSPVEEMSQILIDHGFSYGGKDYLTSGITGEALPFYVFTGPIYYQKLKHMVQDKMHSRARGPRALLTRQPTEGRSRDGGLRLGEMERDCLIAYGTSQLLLERLMISSDRHEVDVCEKCGFMGYLNWCSRCKSSRSVVKMVIPYAAKLLIQELMSMNVTARLKLEDEFPEMKGR; the protein is encoded by the exons ATGCCCCCTCGCAGGCGGCCACCGCCCTCCGCGGCTAGCAACACCCGATCTACTCGGCCTGCAACAGAG ACTGCGGATCAACCCGCGACCGCTGCTGCAAAGCGAAAGCGCACTTCGGTGTCCAAGAAAACCTCGGACGCAACCCGACCGATCGAGTCCGGCCCAGCCGAGCATGGTGGTGACCAATCGCACGAGCACCCGCCGTCAAACTATCAACCCAGAGATCCATTCGATGCGCTTCTCGAGCCCTTCTACTATAACAAATCGCTCACCGATCCCATCGACACGGCCAAGGATAAATGGAACCTCCTCCCCGCCTTCCTCAAAGTCAAAGGCTTGGTGAAACAGCACATTGACTCCTACAACTATTTTGTCGAGGTGCAGTTGAAGAAGATTGTCGAATCGAGCTCGATGATTCGCAGCGACGTGGATCACAACTTCTACATCAAGTTCACCGACATCTACGTGGGATCGCCTCGGCGCGCCGATGAGCAGTCCGACGCCGGGTTCCACTTTGAATCGAATGTGACACCACAGGAATGCCGACTTCGGGACACCACCTATGCCGCGCCAATCTATGTCGACTTTGAATACGTGCGTGGGCGTCAACGGGTCAGTCGGCGAGGGGTCTCCATTGGCAGGATGCCCGTCATGCTTCGCAGCTCCAAGTGTGTGCTGACGAACAAATCTCCCACGGAGATGAGCAATCTCAACGAGTGCCCACTCGATCCGGGTGGTTACTTTATCGTAAACGGAACGGAGAAGGTCATTCTGGTTCAGGAGCAGTTGAGCAAGAATCGAATCATTGTCGAGACGGATCCGAAGAAAGAGATTGTGCAGGCATCCGTGACGAG TTCTTCCAACGAGCGAAAGTCGAAGAGTTATATTATCCTCAAGAAGGATCGGCTGCACGTGAAACATAACGTGCTCAGCGAAGACATCCCCATTGTGGTTTTGCTCAAGGCCATGGGCGTTCACACGGACCAGGAGATTTTGCTTCTCGTCACCGGCACCGACGAGCTATATCAGGATGATTTTGCCATCAACTTCGAGGAGGCCCATAACATTGGCGTCTTCACGCAGCAACAGGCCCTGGAATGGATCGGGTCGCGCATCAAAATCAACCGGAAGCAAATGGCCTACCGCCGAACCCATGTCCAAGAGGCAGTTGAAGCCATTGCCTCTGTCATCATCTCACACATCGAAGTTAAAGACATGAACTTCCGACCCAAGGCCATTTACGTTGCACATATGGCCCGCCGGGTACTGATGGCCAAGAACGATCCCACGCTGGTGGATGATCGTGATTACCTGGGGAATAAGCGACTGGAACTGGCGGGTCAGCTCTTGGCGTTGCTTTTTGAAGACATGTTCAAAAAGTTTTGCTTCGATATCAAAATGAACATCGACAAGGTTTTGAACAAGCGAAACCGCGCCGAGCAGTTTGATGCGTGGAGCGTGGTGAGCATGCATGGCAACCATATCACCCATGGCATGAACCGTGCCATCTCGACCGGCAACTGGAGCCTGAAGCGATTTCGCATGGAGCGTGCGGGAGTCACTCACGTTCTCAGTCGGCTGAGCTATATCGCGGCTCTGGGTATGATGACCCGCATCAGCAGTCAGTTCGAGAAGACGCGCAAGGTCAGTGGTCCTCGTGCGTTGCAGCCGTCACAATTCGGCATGCTTTGCCCTGCCGATACTCCCGAGGGAGAGGCGTGCGGTCTGGTCAAAAACTTGGCCCTCATGACacacatcaccaccaacgacGAAGAGGGTCCTGTGCGTAACTTGATCTTCATTTTGGGTGCGGAAGATATCTCAACCCTGAGCGGAAAGCAAATTTACGGTCCTGGTGCCtacaccatctccatcaacgGTACACCGACAGCTCTGACCCGACGACCCAAGCATTTTCTCGACTCTTTCCGCAAGCTCCGACGAATGGGCCGGATCTCAGAGTTCGTGAGCATCTTTatcaatcaccaccaacGCGCGGTTCATATTGCAACCGATGATGGGCGTATCTGCAGACCGCTGATCGTGGCTGAGAATGGCCGATCTTGTGTCCGTGCCCATCATCTGAGGAAACTCCGCGATGGGACGATGTCTTTTGATGATTTCCTTGCTCAAGGGCTGGTTGAGTACCTTGATGTCAACGAGGAGAATGATTCCTACATCTCCATTTACGAGAAGGACGTCAACGAGGCCACAACTCACCTCGAGATCGAACCGTTCACCATGCTAGGCGCTGTCGCTGGTCTCATCCCCTACCCCCACCACAACCAGTCGCCTCGAAATACGTATCAATGTGCTATGGGTAAGCAAGCCATTGGTGCCATCGCCTCAAACCAGTTCCAGCGGATCGACTCCATCCTCTACCTGATGGTGTACCCACAGAAGCCGATGGTCAAGTCACGGACTATCGAACTGGTCAAGTACGATCAACTTCCTGCCGGCCAGAATGCAACCGTCGCTGTCATGAGTTACTCGGGCTACGATATCGAGGATGCTTTGGTGCTCAACAAGGGATCCGTGGACCGTGGGTTTGGCCGATGCCAGGTTTTCCGGAAATACGTGACCAACCTGAAAAGCTATCCCAACGGCACCAAGGACGCGCTTAACCCACCAGAGTACGATGGCGATACCCCTATTGCCAAacacctgctcctcgaggGTGACGGGTTGGCTGCTGTCGGTGAGAAGGTGAATGCTGGCGAGGTGTACATCAACAAAGTCACACCCGACACGGCGCACACGACCGGCATCACCGGCTCTGACGTCGGGAGAGCGCCCAAACTTCTGCCCCAGCCGATGACCTATAAACTCCCGGACCCGGCATACATTGACAAAGTCATGCGGTCCGTTACCGAGGGAGAAAACGAACTCATCAAGGTTCTCACTCGGCAGACCCGACGACCGGAAGTCGGCGACAAGTTCTCCTCGCGCCACGGTCAAAAAGGTGTGGTGGGCATCATCGCCGACCAAGCCGACATGCCCTTCACCGACGAAGGCATCAACCCGGACATCATCATGAACCCGCATGGTTTCCCGTCCCGCATGACAGTCGGCAAGATGCTGGAGCTTGTGGCCGGCAAAGCAGGCGTGCTTTCGGGACAACACGGTTACGGCAcctgcttcggcggcagccCTGTCGAAGAGATGTCCCAGATCCTGATCGACCACGGCTTCAGCTACGGTGGCAAGGACTACCTCACCTCGGGGATCACGGGCGAGGCACTGCCGTTTTACGTGTTCACCGGGCCCATTTACTACCAGAAGCTCAAGCACATGGTCCAAGACAAGATGCACTCGCGTGCCCGTGGACCTCGTGCCCTCCTAACCCGCCAGCCTACGGAGGGTCGTTCGCGCGATGGCGGTCTCCGTCTAGGTGAGATGGAGCGCGACTGTCTGATTGCCTACGGAAccagccagctgctgctTGAGCGGCTGATGATCTCGTCGGATCGTCACGAGGTGGATGTCTGCGAGAAGTGCGGCTTCATGGGTTACTTGAACTGGTGTTCCCGCTGCAAGTCGTCCCGCTCCGTCGTCAAGATGGTTATACCCTATGCTGCCAAGCTGCTTATCCAGGAGCTGATGAGTATGAACGTTACTGCTCGTCTgaagttggaggatgagTTCCCGGAGATGAAGGGTCGATAG
- a CDS encoding uncharacterized protein (ID:PFLUO_000197-T1.cds;~source:funannotate) codes for MSFQQDDTFINAAEKTQDNRFLLPGFHRPLDFYPMEKNIYGIECRSMFPTALDDRDIQRGDADLPAQTLREIAMVHVMEEITDIPQWWTKIHDPGVTEEWKSMAMNSGRDVTLNMANWIIEELKFKALIQETTETVALYNGDATKSDVNVSKDLLEELKTVVKVLEYADPRLHFFTPCSKDKQRDYLSMALFPLVYGKSRILGDRLIGLDDALDNIGKGEPIPIPKETGITREDLAWRVLARADIQVRPYSRFSQILPTDWQLGDDNKWHIETYINNLHPVKHRNIYKVIERIFNCIIPQWNATLTPLKDQLHSRARIEYTKAEYYPIPKDVADSAPQIQPREANSEFEERLEKWRMEHVRAIQPDAGEFIPWAVPPWLMSKLPEDLPSPVRIEEGVDLNKDYKQRGLQVVTRLLSVDLDPEDRYYETDWHVELQMNEHICAAAFYIYDTENMEDPNMEFRNMVETATLSEVEHEPGDFTWLKQVFGLENGEPAIQSPGAIRCKVGRTVIYPTTVQHRLTGFELKDKSKPGYSRALVFLLVDPNIRIISTANVPPQRYDWCHPVPATENPEELSKAMQKLALDNIDRKGDLPMSLAEALEIRKEVMNEGYEFTRYQHVAFESNLLML; via the exons ATGTCGTTCCAACAGGATGACACGTTTATCAACGCTGCAGAAAAGACCCAGGACAAtcgcttccttctccccggGTTTCACCGGCCACTGGACTTTTACccgatggagaagaacattTATGGTATCGAGTGTCGGAGCATGTTTCCCACGGCGCTGGATGATAGGGATATCCAACGTGGAGATGCAGA CCTCCCGGCGCAGACCCTCCGTGAGATTGCCATGGTACATGTCATGGAGGAAATTACTGATATCCCGCAATGGTGGACGAAG ATCCATGATCCCGGGGTGACGGAAGAGTGGAAAAGTATGGCGATGAACAGCGGCCGAGATGTGACGCTCAACATGGCGAATTGGATCATCGAAGAGCTCAAATTCAAGGCCTTGATCCAAGAGACCACGGAAACAGTGGCTCTGTATAACGGAGACGCTACAAAGTCCGACGTCAACGTTAGCAAAGATCTTCTTGAGGAGCTGAAAACTGTCGTCAAGGTCCTGGAGTATGCCGACCCGAGGCTCCACTTCTTCACCCCCTGTAGCAAGGACAAACAGCGCGATTAcctctccatggccttgttcCCACTGGTCTACGGCAAAAGCCGCATCCTGGGTGACCGACTCATCGGTCTGGATGATGCGCTCGACAACATCGGCAAAGGCGAACCCATCCCCATACCCAAGGAAACGGGGATCACACGCGAAGACCTCGCCTGGCGAGTACTCGCGCGCGCCGACATCCAAGTCCGGCCCTACAGCCGCTTTTCCCAGATCCTGCCCACAGACTGGCAACTGGGCGACGACAACAAATGGCACATTGAGACTtacatcaacaacctgcaCCCGGTCAAGCACCGCAACATCTACAAGGTCATCGAGCGGATCTTCAACTGCATAATCCCGCAATGGAACGCCACCCTCACGCCCCTGAAAGACCAGCTGCACTCGCGCGCACGCATCGAGTACACCAAGGCCGAGTACTATCCCATTCCCAAGGACGTGGCCGACTCAGCGCCGCAGATCCAGCCACGCGAGGCGAACAGCGAGTTCGAAGAGCGGCTTGAGAAGTGGCGTATGGAGCATGTTCGTGCCATCCAGCCCGACGCCGGCGAGTTTATTCCCTGGGCGGTGCCGCCGTGGCTTATGTCCAAGTTGCCCGAGGACCTGCCCAGTCCCGTCCGTATTGAGGAAGGCGTCGACCTGAATAAGGATTACAAGCAGCGAGGGCTGCAGGTTGTGACCCGGCTGCTGAGCGTTGATCTCGATCCGGAAGATCGGTACTATGAGACGGATTGGCATGTTGAGCTGCAGATG AATGAACACATCTGCGCCGCAGCATTCTATATATACGACACCGAAAACATGGAAGACCCGAACATGGAATTCCGCAACATGGTCGAGACGGCCACGCTCAGCGAAGTAGAGCACGAACCAGGCGACTTCACCTGGCTGAAGCAGGTATTCGGGCTGGAAAACGGCGAGCCGGCCATCCAAAGCCCGGGCGCGATCCGGTGCAAAGTCGGCCGCACGGTGATCTACCCGACCACGGTGCAGCACCGGCTCACGGGGTTCGAGCTGAAAGACAAGAGCAAGCCGGGGTATTCGCGCGCGCTGGTGTTTCTGCTGGTTGATCCGAATATCCGCATTATTTCCACAGCGAACGTCCCGCCGCAGCGCTATGACTGGTGTCACCCGGTGCCAGCGACGGAGAACCCCGAGGAACTGTCCAAGGCTATGCAGAAGCTGGCGCTGGATAATATTGATCGGAAGGGGGATTTGCCCATGTCTTTGgcggaggcgctggagattAGGAAGGAGGTGATGAATGAGGGGTATGAGTTTACGCGGTATCAGCATGTTGCGTTTGAGTCGAATTTGTTGATGCTGTAG